The following are from one region of the Desulfovibrio sp. TomC genome:
- the thrB gene encoding homoserine kinase: protein MEPTLLGRVSDERCVSLIGMAGAGKSTLATLLARRLGWACLDTDRLIEAQCRERLPDILDRYGLPGFLGIEEDVVAGLGLKRCVVATGGSVIYGARAMERLKAMGPVVHLSIDLPTFLARVGDPGERAFVMPRGMTLSDVYAERQPLYAAAADITVVSCGVTPEACLEHILQGIQS from the coding sequence ATGGAACCCACACTTCTTGGCCGGGTATCGGATGAACGGTGCGTGAGCCTGATCGGCATGGCCGGGGCCGGGAAATCAACCCTGGCGACCCTGCTGGCCCGGCGTCTGGGCTGGGCCTGCCTGGACACCGACCGTCTCATCGAAGCCCAGTGCCGGGAGCGCCTGCCCGACATCCTCGACCGCTACGGCCTGCCCGGGTTTCTCGGCATCGAAGAAGACGTGGTGGCCGGGCTTGGCCTCAAGCGCTGCGTGGTGGCCACGGGCGGGTCCGTGATCTACGGGGCGCGGGCCATGGAGCGGCTCAAAGCCATGGGGCCGGTGGTCCATCTGTCCATTGATCTGCCCACGTTTCTGGCCCGGGTGGGCGATCCCGGCGAGCGCGCCTTTGTCATGCCCCGGGGCATGACCCTTTCCGATGTCTATGCCGAGCGCCAACCCCTTTACGCCGCCGCCGCCGATATCACGGTGGTGAGCTGCGGGGTGACGCCTGAGGCCTGCCTCGAACACATTTTGCAAGGAATCCAGTCGTGA
- a CDS encoding D-sedoheptulose 7-phosphate isomerase, translating to MSENSLHIITAYVEDASALRSRFFAENAELVDKTARTMAVSLARGGKILFCGNGGSAADAQHLAAEFVNRFELERPPLPALALTTDSSVLTAIGNDYGYDRVFAKQVQALAAPGDVVVGISTSGNSPNVLAALRAARDKGCATVGLAGRNGGIVPLCDYALLVPHERTALIQEVHITIGHLLCKLVDYYLFEAVMELGPYLEDR from the coding sequence ATGTCGGAAAATTCGCTCCACATCATCACCGCCTACGTCGAGGACGCCAGCGCCCTGCGCTCCCGGTTTTTCGCCGAGAACGCGGAGCTTGTCGACAAGACGGCCCGCACCATGGCCGTGTCCCTGGCCCGGGGCGGCAAGATCCTTTTTTGCGGCAACGGCGGTTCGGCTGCCGACGCCCAGCATCTGGCCGCCGAGTTCGTCAACCGTTTCGAACTGGAACGTCCGCCCCTGCCGGCCCTGGCGCTCACCACCGACTCCTCCGTCCTGACCGCCATCGGCAACGATTACGGCTACGACCGGGTGTTCGCCAAGCAGGTGCAGGCCCTGGCTGCGCCGGGCGATGTGGTGGTCGGCATCTCCACCTCGGGCAACAGCCCCAATGTTCTGGCCGCCCTGCGCGCCGCCCGCGACAAAGGGTGCGCAACCGTGGGACTGGCCGGACGCAACGGGGGCATCGTGCCGCTTTGCGACTATGCACTGCTCGTGCCTCATGAACGCACGGCGCTCATTCAGGAAGTGCACATCACCATCGGCCACCTGCTGTGCAAGCTTGTGGATTATTATCTTTTCGAGGCGGTCATGGAGCTTGGCCCCTATCTCGAAGACCGATAA
- a CDS encoding FmdB family zinc ribbon protein, whose translation MPMYEYCCNKCGAQFEEIVSSSATTTPICPKCASGDTKKLMSACRTRTGGGQTGARTATSSGGGCSGCAGGNCASCH comes from the coding sequence ATGCCCATGTACGAATATTGCTGCAACAAATGCGGCGCCCAGTTTGAAGAGATCGTTTCCAGTTCGGCCACGACTACGCCGATCTGTCCCAAATGCGCGTCCGGCGACACAAAGAAACTCATGTCCGCCTGTCGCACCCGCACCGGCGGCGGCCAGACCGGGGCGCGCACGGCCACATCCTCGGGCGGCGGCTGTTCCGGCTGTGCCGGCGGCAACTGCGCCTCCTGCCATTAA
- the hemC gene encoding hydroxymethylbilane synthase, which produces MREKLVIATRGSKLALWQANHVAARLRETYPGLIVDLLPIKTKGDIILDVPLAKVGGKGLFVKEIEEALLDGRADLAVHSMKDVPAEQPEGLVVGIIPERQDPCDRLLSVAYDSLAALPAGATVGTSSLRRKAQLLALRPDLSIVDLRGNLDTRVGKLLDGRFDAIIVAAAGLNRLELSAPKSMRLGPPQFLPAAAQGALGLEYRLDDPETAAMLAFFDHPESHDTVAAERGFLARLEGGCQVPIAAYATLCGGALHLEGLVADPETGKTFRDAVTGPRSQAVALGQALADIVLAMGAKTVLDAVYTSSS; this is translated from the coding sequence ATGCGTGAAAAACTCGTCATCGCCACCCGCGGCAGCAAGCTCGCCCTGTGGCAGGCCAACCACGTGGCCGCCCGGCTGCGCGAAACCTACCCGGGGCTTATTGTCGATCTACTGCCCATCAAGACCAAGGGCGACATCATCCTGGACGTGCCCCTGGCCAAGGTTGGCGGCAAGGGCTTGTTCGTCAAGGAAATCGAGGAAGCCCTCCTCGACGGCCGGGCCGATCTGGCTGTCCATTCCATGAAGGACGTGCCGGCCGAGCAGCCCGAAGGCCTCGTGGTCGGCATCATCCCCGAACGCCAGGACCCCTGCGACCGCCTGTTGTCGGTGGCCTACGATTCCCTGGCCGCCCTGCCGGCCGGGGCCACGGTCGGCACCAGCAGCCTGCGCCGCAAGGCCCAGCTGTTGGCCCTTCGCCCGGACCTGTCCATTGTCGACCTGCGCGGCAACCTGGACACCCGGGTGGGCAAGCTTCTGGACGGCCGGTTTGACGCCATCATCGTGGCCGCCGCCGGCCTCAACCGCCTGGAATTGTCCGCGCCCAAGTCTATGCGCCTGGGGCCGCCGCAGTTCCTGCCCGCCGCCGCCCAGGGGGCGCTTGGCCTGGAATACCGCCTGGACGACCCGGAAACCGCCGCCATGCTGGCCTTTTTCGACCATCCTGAAAGTCACGATACAGTGGCGGCCGAACGGGGGTTCCTCGCCCGCCTGGAAGGCGGCTGCCAGGTGCCCATTGCCGCCTACGCCACCCTCTGCGGCGGCGCCCTGCACCTTGAGGGCCTGGTGGCCGACCCGGAAACCGGCAAGACCTTCCGCGACGCCGTCACCGGTCCGCGCTCCCAGGCCGTGGCCCTGGGCCAGGCCCTGGCCGACATTGTCCTGGCCATGGGCGCGAAAACAGTCCTGGATGCCGTCTATACGAGCAGTTCCTGA
- a CDS encoding membrane protein has protein sequence MLKSVLKNLLLGLVAVGILAAMSTMALESRLNVHPDELDHVNAGRYFISYWDFPALDDPRLSNTFSNYGVTYLQQLDVVYFFAGKFAKLVSPFIGPDYIALRFFNIFLFAVLMGLFLRLPDNRKIAFLPLFITPQVWYVFSYFNGDAFPLFLSFCMVYAVARLDPPVLPTPTGQPAAKTRLLLILGILLGFICISKQNYYVLAGFTLAFFGVCGLAAHNLKAAAKNAALVFLVAATLFGARWGYNVYVNRTVRPEVPTLNAEKYAIKDYKPSSQEAGTQFWGLRMREQGLTYPQLFSIWTWHIWTFRTSFGVYDYMKIYAPFIYYRYVGYVFWALTGALAVALALHGGSGGIAALLVFLTFAGLTIFQSTWHSWVNDFQAQGRYLFPIGAMAGMTLARFAKAVNRTLPVTGVLAAAMLALSLYSFLWVGLAQIPK, from the coding sequence ATGCTCAAATCCGTCCTCAAAAATCTGCTCTTGGGACTCGTGGCCGTCGGCATCCTGGCGGCCATGAGCACCATGGCGCTCGAGAGCCGGCTCAACGTCCACCCCGACGAACTGGATCACGTCAACGCCGGCCGCTATTTCATTTCCTACTGGGATTTCCCGGCCCTGGACGACCCCAGGCTCTCCAATACCTTCAGCAACTATGGCGTCACCTATCTGCAACAGCTAGACGTCGTCTATTTTTTTGCCGGAAAGTTTGCCAAGCTCGTCAGCCCGTTTATTGGGCCGGACTACATTGCCCTGCGTTTTTTTAACATCTTTCTCTTTGCCGTCCTCATGGGCCTGTTTCTCCGGCTGCCGGATAACCGCAAGATTGCCTTTCTGCCGCTGTTCATCACGCCGCAAGTCTGGTACGTCTTCAGCTATTTCAATGGCGACGCCTTCCCCCTGTTCCTGTCTTTTTGCATGGTCTACGCCGTGGCCCGCCTTGATCCGCCGGTCCTTCCGACGCCAACGGGGCAGCCGGCCGCAAAGACCCGGCTTCTCCTCATACTGGGCATTTTGCTTGGATTTATATGCATCTCCAAACAGAACTACTATGTCCTGGCCGGTTTCACTTTGGCCTTCTTCGGCGTCTGCGGCCTGGCCGCCCACAACCTCAAAGCCGCGGCCAAAAACGCCGCTCTGGTCTTCCTCGTGGCCGCCACCCTTTTTGGCGCGCGTTGGGGCTATAACGTCTACGTCAATCGCACCGTACGCCCCGAAGTGCCCACCCTAAACGCCGAAAAATACGCCATCAAAGACTACAAGCCCTCCTCCCAGGAAGCAGGCACCCAATTCTGGGGCCTGCGGATGCGCGAACAGGGCCTGACCTACCCGCAACTCTTCTCCATCTGGACTTGGCATATCTGGACGTTTCGCACCTCGTTTGGCGTCTACGACTACATGAAAATTTACGCCCCCTTCATCTACTACCGCTACGTCGGCTACGTCTTCTGGGCCTTGACCGGGGCCCTGGCCGTGGCCCTGGCCCTGCACGGCGGGTCCGGCGGCATTGCCGCGCTGCTGGTGTTTCTCACGTTCGCCGGGCTGACCATTTTCCAGTCCACCTGGCATTCCTGGGTCAATGATTTTCAGGCCCAGGGGCGCTATCTCTTTCCCATCGGGGCCATGGCCGGCATGACCCTGGCCCGCTTTGCCAAGGCCGTAAACCGGACCTTGCCCGTTACCGGCGTCCTGGCCGCCGCCATGCTGGCGCTGTCGCTCTATTCGTTTCTCTGGGTCGGGCTGGCGCAGATTCCAAAATAG
- a CDS encoding MBOAT family O-acyltransferase, with amino-acid sequence MLLDSPIFLYYFLPIVLAVFYLSPPGARGLVLLGASAVYFALADAAGLPVLAAAILGNYLLGRLIGRGQGKARECLTAVGVAANLGLLAGYKYGGGASPLGISFFTFGAIAYLIDVSRGGLAPERSLSRFAAAMAFFPKITAGPIARFGPLFPELVRPRPTFEDVRQGAWRVAVGLAKKTLVAGTLAPLADAAFGRSSGLDMGTAWLGLACYTAQIYYDFSGYTDMAVGLGRLFGVHLPENFEHPYVSRSVREFWRRWHISLSSWFRDYLYIPLGGGRCAPWRVQANLLIVFALCGVWHGATLNFLIWGLWHGVFLSLERTAFGRWLDARPAALRHAYLLLSVMLGWVLFRATDFAVSARYFSALFSFSTEGFAYTWMVDATRQRLTALAVAVLFAMPLDRLWTGVCGRFGDRAASVAATGQLVAMAGLLAASAMIMAAGGYAPFIYARF; translated from the coding sequence ATGCTGCTGGATTCACCGATTTTCCTGTATTATTTCCTGCCGATTGTGCTGGCGGTGTTTTACCTGTCGCCGCCTGGGGCGCGGGGCCTTGTGCTGCTTGGGGCCAGTGCGGTCTATTTTGCCTTGGCCGATGCCGCCGGACTGCCGGTCCTGGCCGCGGCCATCCTCGGCAATTATCTGCTGGGCCGGCTGATCGGCCGGGGGCAGGGGAAGGCCCGGGAGTGCTTGACGGCCGTCGGCGTGGCCGCCAACCTCGGCCTCTTGGCCGGCTACAAGTACGGCGGCGGCGCTTCGCCCCTGGGCATCTCGTTTTTCACCTTCGGGGCCATCGCCTATCTTATAGACGTCTCCCGCGGCGGGCTGGCCCCGGAGAGGAGCCTTTCACGTTTTGCCGCGGCCATGGCCTTTTTCCCGAAGATCACCGCCGGTCCCATCGCCCGGTTCGGGCCGCTTTTCCCGGAACTCGTCCGGCCCCGGCCCACTTTTGAGGATGTGCGGCAGGGCGCCTGGCGGGTGGCGGTGGGGCTGGCCAAAAAGACGCTCGTCGCCGGGACGCTGGCCCCGCTGGCCGATGCCGCCTTTGGCCGTTCCAGCGGGCTTGACATGGGCACGGCCTGGCTGGGGCTGGCCTGCTACACAGCCCAGATTTATTATGATTTCTCCGGCTATACAGACATGGCCGTGGGCCTTGGCCGCCTGTTCGGGGTCCACCTGCCGGAGAACTTCGAGCATCCGTATGTCTCGCGCTCGGTGCGTGAATTCTGGCGGCGCTGGCATATCTCCCTGTCCTCCTGGTTTCGCGACTACCTCTATATTCCCCTGGGCGGCGGCCGGTGTGCGCCGTGGCGGGTGCAGGCCAATCTGCTCATCGTCTTTGCCCTGTGCGGCGTGTGGCACGGGGCGACGCTCAATTTTCTCATCTGGGGCCTGTGGCACGGCGTTTTTTTGTCCCTGGAGCGCACGGCCTTTGGCCGCTGGCTCGATGCCCGGCCGGCGGCCTTGCGCCATGCCTATCTCCTGCTGTCCGTGATGCTTGGCTGGGTGCTGTTTCGGGCCACTGATTTTGCCGTATCGGCGCGCTATTTTTCGGCGCTGTTTTCCTTTTCCACTGAGGGGTTCGCCTACACCTGGATGGTGGATGCCACCCGGCAGCGGCTGACTGCCCTGGCCGTGGCCGTGCTTTTTGCCATGCCCCTGGACCGGCTGTGGACAGGGGTGTGCGGACGCTTCGGCGACCGCGCCGCGTCGGTTGCAGCCACTGGCCAGCTGGTGGCCATGGCCGGATTGCTGGCCGCCTCGGCCATGATCATGGCCGCCGGCGGCTATGCCCCTTTTATCTATGCCAGGTTCTAG
- a CDS encoding alginate O-acetyltransferase AlgX-related protein, with protein MVRIAGFLQIAVFVVFLASPLALPLVGISGGRLAVENRPLAALPSLAQAWSNPAGYGPALAAHVRDAAPFRDHLIRLGSRVRLALFDESPVPGVIVGREGWLYYNLEQALDDYLNVVPLSEHDMDEMVRVQTERRDWLQARGVAYCIVFAPNKERVYPDFLPAGLHPLAPTSRLGQIVPRLRAAGIAVLDLREPLTQARTIQRTYLQTDTHWNGFGGLVGASTLVAALGRQFPAMEALDIRDYELLAKDRPGGDLAEMLLLPDIWQEHDIVPRKRTPALARPASPGNYPDPADHPERERAAYETGRADWPRAVFFHDSFARAMQPFAAERFSRSVFLWTHAFWPDIIEAERPDVVVLEVVERYVFALLVDREPVRNAH; from the coding sequence ATGGTCCGTATTGCCGGTTTCCTTCAGATCGCAGTGTTTGTCGTTTTTCTGGCTTCGCCCCTGGCGTTGCCGCTTGTCGGGATTTCCGGCGGTCGGCTGGCGGTGGAGAACAGGCCGCTGGCCGCGTTGCCGTCCCTGGCCCAGGCCTGGAGCAATCCGGCCGGATACGGTCCGGCCCTGGCCGCCCATGTGCGCGATGCCGCGCCGTTTCGGGATCATCTGATCCGGCTTGGCAGCCGGGTCCGGCTGGCTCTTTTTGACGAATCGCCGGTTCCCGGAGTCATCGTCGGCCGGGAGGGCTGGCTGTATTACAACCTCGAACAGGCCCTGGACGATTATCTCAATGTTGTCCCCCTGTCCGAACACGACATGGACGAGATGGTGCGCGTCCAGACCGAGCGCCGGGATTGGCTGCAAGCCCGGGGAGTGGCCTACTGCATCGTGTTTGCGCCCAACAAAGAGCGGGTCTATCCGGATTTCCTGCCGGCGGGCCTGCATCCCCTGGCCCCGACCTCGCGTCTGGGCCAGATCGTGCCGCGTCTGCGGGCTGCCGGGATTGCGGTCCTTGATCTGCGCGAACCCCTGACCCAGGCCAGGACGATCCAGCGGACCTACCTGCAGACCGACACGCATTGGAACGGCTTTGGCGGCCTGGTCGGGGCCTCGACCCTGGTTGCGGCTCTGGGGCGGCAGTTCCCGGCCATGGAAGCCCTGGACATCCGAGACTACGAGCTTTTGGCCAAGGACCGTCCCGGCGGGGATCTGGCCGAGATGCTGCTGTTGCCGGACATCTGGCAGGAGCACGATATTGTGCCGCGAAAGCGGACCCCTGCCCTGGCCCGGCCGGCCTCGCCCGGGAACTATCCCGATCCGGCCGATCACCCCGAGCGGGAGCGGGCGGCCTATGAAACAGGCCGGGCGGATTGGCCCCGGGCGGTTTTCTTCCATGATTCCTTTGCCCGGGCCATGCAGCCGTTTGCGGCGGAGCGGTTTTCCCGGTCAGTCTTCTTGTGGACCCATGCGTTTTGGCCCGACATTATCGAGGCCGAACGGCCGGATGTGGTTGTTTTGGAAGTGGTCGAGCGCTATGTTTTTGCGCTGCTGGTGGATCGGGAGCCAGTTAGAAATGCTCATTAA
- a CDS encoding bacteriohemerythrin produces MQQPQFDDTLLTGFDSIDEQHRLFLEMLTELSSQIETGQHRQGVLDAFQGMRLYADGHFADEEALMLGHNYPEVAAHQRLHETFRAMAAQLEARIGEGPGLVSLETLEFLGAWFIGHIRNEDLRFAAFAHGK; encoded by the coding sequence ATGCAGCAACCCCAGTTCGACGACACTCTGCTCACCGGCTTTGACTCCATTGACGAGCAGCACCGCCTGTTCCTGGAGATGCTGACGGAACTCAGCAGCCAGATTGAGACCGGGCAGCACCGCCAGGGCGTCCTGGACGCTTTCCAGGGAATGCGCCTGTACGCGGACGGGCATTTTGCTGACGAGGAAGCACTGATGCTGGGGCACAACTATCCAGAGGTTGCCGCGCACCAACGCCTGCACGAGACGTTTCGGGCCATGGCGGCGCAACTGGAAGCGCGCATCGGCGAGGGACCGGGCCTTGTGTCCCTGGAGACCCTGGAATTTCTCGGGGCCTGGTTCATCGGGCATATCCGCAACGAAGACCTGCGATTTGCGGCTTTTGCCCACGGGAAATAA
- a CDS encoding methyl-accepting chemotaxis protein: MAGHRLWWFAAVAVSLAAAATTGWASGVSGALPGLLCGLFPAVVAVAAVVAAEARRGREGDALARLLSDLEAGKTPAIPTLPEALAQALARLGESVRTTRGFLSGITKGLPIPYLLVDAKERVLFTNAATLAMLEIDGPPERQLGRTLAEVFYNDATRATAVGKAMNQGQVFANLEVTITGHRGGRRDVLANVFALRDTAGETIGGLCLYLDMTELKAKEAAICQQNDQTATLARQAGGLAADLADAASILADQVGQASHAASDQQSRMGQVADSVTHLGHAARNIAETARETDGVASKTRDQAAGAADTMNRVLSGMADLSTKAAALGGHMEILSGQATEVGSILGVISDIADQTNLLALNAAIEAARAGESGRGFAVVADEVRKLAEKTMAATREVERNVTAIRNSAETNRQATGEAVALVEQTTRIAGEAGAALDAILTLARETSAHVRTIAETAAEQTKAGEQAAKAGTDVAQAVSETSQAMAESALAVEELSRVADALNALFAGSAAG; the protein is encoded by the coding sequence ATGGCCGGGCATCGGCTCTGGTGGTTTGCGGCAGTGGCGGTTTCTCTGGCGGCGGCAGCAACGACCGGCTGGGCGTCAGGCGTCTCCGGAGCCTTGCCCGGCCTGCTTTGCGGTCTGTTCCCGGCGGTGGTCGCGGTGGCTGCCGTGGTTGCGGCCGAGGCGCGCCGAGGCCGGGAAGGAGACGCACTGGCGCGCCTGCTTAGCGACCTGGAGGCCGGCAAGACGCCAGCCATCCCGACCTTGCCCGAGGCCTTGGCCCAGGCCCTGGCCCGGCTTGGCGAGAGCGTTCGCACCACACGCGGTTTTCTCTCAGGCATCACCAAGGGCCTGCCCATTCCCTATTTGCTGGTCGACGCCAAGGAACGCGTGCTCTTTACCAACGCCGCCACCCTGGCCATGCTGGAAATCGACGGCCCGCCCGAGCGCCAGCTCGGCCGCACCCTGGCCGAAGTCTTCTACAACGACGCCACGCGGGCCACGGCGGTCGGCAAGGCCATGAACCAGGGCCAGGTCTTTGCCAACCTGGAAGTGACCATCACCGGCCATCGGGGCGGACGGCGCGACGTGCTGGCCAATGTCTTCGCCCTGCGCGACACGGCCGGAGAGACCATCGGCGGCCTGTGCCTCTACCTCGACATGACCGAACTCAAGGCCAAGGAAGCCGCCATCTGCCAGCAAAACGACCAGACCGCGACCCTGGCCCGACAAGCCGGCGGCTTGGCCGCCGATCTGGCCGATGCCGCCTCAATCCTGGCCGATCAGGTGGGACAGGCCAGCCACGCCGCCAGCGACCAGCAGAGCCGCATGGGACAGGTGGCCGATTCCGTCACCCACCTGGGGCACGCCGCCCGCAACATCGCCGAGACGGCCCGGGAAACCGACGGCGTGGCCAGCAAAACCCGCGATCAGGCCGCCGGCGCCGCCGACACCATGAACCGCGTGCTCTCCGGCATGGCCGACCTCTCCACCAAGGCCGCGGCGCTGGGCGGGCACATGGAGATTCTGTCCGGCCAGGCCACGGAAGTCGGCAGCATCCTGGGGGTCATCTCCGACATCGCCGACCAGACCAATCTCCTGGCCTTGAATGCCGCCATCGAGGCGGCCCGGGCCGGCGAATCGGGTCGGGGCTTTGCCGTGGTGGCCGATGAGGTCCGCAAGCTGGCCGAAAAGACCATGGCCGCCACCCGTGAGGTGGAGCGCAACGTCACCGCCATTCGCAACAGCGCCGAAACCAACCGCCAGGCCACCGGCGAGGCTGTCGCCCTGGTCGAACAGACCACCCGTATCGCGGGCGAGGCCGGGGCAGCCCTGGACGCCATCCTGACCCTGGCCCGGGAAACCTCGGCCCATGTGCGCACCATCGCCGAGACCGCAGCCGAGCAGACCAAGGCCGGGGAGCAGGCGGCCAAGGCCGGCACCGATGTTGCCCAGGCCGTGTCCGAGACCTCCCAGGCCATGGCCGAATCCGCCCTGGCCGTGGAGGAACTCTCCCGGGTGGCCGACGCGCTCAATGCCCTGTTTGCCGGCTCCGCCGCCGGATGA
- a CDS encoding esterase/lipase family protein, giving the protein MPRRLFLLCLLCLLLLTVLAGCARIGVRPVSLNDRAGQLDRNALNSDRPSERTLRFLRQRDLETALAADPETMLRGLDGEARTELDREAVFTLAELCYVQATRSKSDPQQAAMYYLSSAVYAYLYLFDAAFKPDLDIYHPYSRQAMEFYNRSLANYFLYARTAGISYAKGRELPWLMGRVRLAERRSELTFSPEEVESFHLAYEFEVKGLSPQQVRLGIGVPIAVVRRPSEGEGGSKAERFIPKVRQTYAASLFLRFDPTARKNKYGTLVYDADLEIHDPMKTDFLDVGRARVPMEIDLTTPLAFMMQNTPEPSGLEGMMNPAAWEKVTQLYMLQPYDPDKIPVVFVHGLLSAPTTWAPMLNGLMGDPELRARYQFWFFRYPTGNPMLFSASILRASLDEVRHVFDPAGNNPNFNAMVVVGHSMGGLLTKTLVLDSGDALWANVSKKKLDDLPLAPDDRTVLQNALYFTHRPYVSRVVFISTPHRGSELALGVVGNIGRALISLPLNVLKPLGAVAAALVHTAHAGGNPVVEGGRLPTGIDSLSPKNPSLKTLVELPMTVPYHSIIGNEKKADVPGGTDGIVPYWSSHLDGAVSEKIVHSGHSAQDHPLAIREVRRILLEHAKDHPAN; this is encoded by the coding sequence ATGCCGCGTCGCCTGTTTCTTCTTTGTCTGCTGTGCCTGCTGCTGCTGACCGTTCTGGCCGGTTGCGCCCGTATCGGGGTGCGCCCGGTCTCCCTCAACGACCGGGCCGGCCAGCTCGACCGCAACGCGCTCAATTCCGACCGGCCCTCGGAGCGCACCCTGCGCTTTTTGCGCCAGCGTGACCTGGAAACGGCCCTGGCGGCCGATCCGGAAACCATGTTGCGCGGCCTTGACGGCGAAGCCCGGACGGAACTCGACCGGGAAGCGGTGTTCACCCTGGCCGAACTCTGCTATGTTCAGGCAACCCGCAGCAAGAGCGATCCACAACAAGCGGCCATGTATTATCTTTCCAGCGCCGTCTACGCCTACCTGTATCTGTTCGACGCCGCCTTCAAGCCGGATCTTGATATTTATCATCCTTATTCCAGACAGGCCATGGAGTTTTACAACCGTTCCCTGGCCAATTACTTTTTATATGCGCGCACAGCCGGAATTTCCTATGCCAAGGGACGGGAACTGCCCTGGCTTATGGGCCGGGTCCGGCTGGCCGAGCGACGCTCGGAGCTGACCTTTTCGCCAGAAGAGGTGGAGAGCTTTCATCTGGCCTATGAGTTTGAAGTCAAAGGACTTTCGCCCCAGCAGGTGCGCCTGGGCATCGGCGTGCCCATCGCCGTGGTGCGTCGCCCAAGCGAGGGCGAGGGCGGCTCGAAGGCGGAACGCTTCATTCCCAAGGTGCGCCAGACGTATGCCGCCTCGCTGTTTCTGCGCTTTGATCCAACCGCCCGGAAAAACAAGTACGGGACTCTGGTCTACGACGCGGACCTGGAAATCCACGATCCCATGAAGACGGATTTTCTGGACGTGGGCAGGGCGCGGGTACCCATGGAAATCGACCTGACCACGCCGCTGGCCTTCATGATGCAGAATACGCCCGAGCCAAGCGGCCTGGAAGGCATGATGAATCCGGCGGCCTGGGAAAAGGTCACCCAGCTGTACATGCTCCAGCCCTACGACCCGGACAAGATTCCGGTGGTTTTTGTCCATGGGCTGCTGTCGGCTCCAACCACCTGGGCGCCGATGCTTAACGGCCTCATGGGCGATCCCGAACTGCGCGCCCGCTACCAGTTCTGGTTTTTTCGCTACCCGACCGGCAATCCCATGCTTTTCTCCGCTTCCATTCTGCGCGCTTCCCTGGATGAGGTGCGCCACGTCTTCGATCCCGCCGGCAACAACCCCAATTTCAACGCCATGGTGGTGGTCGGGCACAGCATGGGCGGCCTGCTGACCAAGACCCTGGTTCTGGACAGCGGCGACGCCTTGTGGGCCAATGTTTCGAAAAAGAAGCTCGATGACCTGCCGCTTGCGCCGGATGACCGCACGGTGCTGCAAAACGCCTTGTATTTCACGCATCGCCCTTATGTGTCGCGGGTGGTTTTTATTTCCACGCCCCACCGGGGGTCGGAGCTGGCCCTCGGGGTTGTCGGCAACATCGGCCGGGCGCTGATCAGCCTGCCGCTCAACGTGCTCAAGCCGCTGGGAGCGGTCGCCGCCGCCCTGGTCCATACCGCCCATGCCGGCGGCAATCCCGTCGTCGAAGGCGGACGCCTGCCCACGGGCATCGACAGCCTTTCGCCCAAGAATCCCAGCCTCAAGACCCTGGTCGAACTGCCCATGACCGTTCCCTACCATTCGATCATCGGCAACGAGAAAAAAGCCGACGTCCCGGGCGGCACCGACGGCATCGTGCCCTACTGGAGTTCGCATCTCGACGGTGCGGTGTCGGAAAAAATCGTCCACTCCGGGCACAGCGCCCAGGACCATCCCCTGGCTATCCGCGAGGTGCGGCGCATCCTGCTTGAGCACGCCAAGGACCATCCCGCCAACTGA